From Methanosarcina lacustris Z-7289, one genomic window encodes:
- a CDS encoding COG1470 family protein, producing the protein MSKSTLLSVGSLFLGLMLCLVSVPAAFAQSENGGVGNDTVCPPVPTEIVTHEINPNYYNMNLQQGESSSFNVSFRNNGNEALNIEPKIAAVPNSYYNLDESWITISPASATVDPGAEQEFTVEVNVPEDSDGGNFETYIAFTDDLVPGSGTDYPQYVNAMYLSFTVPVYQKLELQTSYISDTIEAGKEYEYTMKIKNVADKNITINPKATRYDYTVDTFGLEDDAIEISAPSVLTPGEIADMTIKVPVPENATGTYSGYIAMNVNGKENNYGNEPQIELNFIVKQPLSVPYVKTFSTRTASPITIEVSTNSYGSDLWLRSPPKEKDPSFKLNLKYNSSPVDMTLVKTTQSDNIYIEWNNFPVWSNNENPNYQNSDRHYTETYTIPGAIGDWELSILPINADNFAYSINVEDSE; encoded by the coding sequence ATGAGTAAGAGTACATTATTGAGTGTAGGATCCCTATTTTTAGGATTAATGCTTTGCCTGGTATCGGTACCGGCTGCATTTGCTCAATCGGAGAATGGAGGAGTTGGAAACGACACCGTTTGTCCTCCCGTTCCGACTGAAATCGTAACACATGAGATTAATCCCAATTATTATAATATGAATCTACAGCAGGGAGAGAGCAGCAGTTTCAATGTAAGCTTCAGAAACAATGGTAATGAAGCACTTAACATAGAACCAAAAATTGCAGCTGTACCTAACAGTTATTATAATTTAGACGAAAGCTGGATAACCATATCTCCAGCAAGTGCAACAGTAGATCCAGGTGCAGAACAGGAATTTACCGTTGAAGTAAACGTTCCCGAGGATTCGGATGGTGGGAACTTTGAAACCTACATAGCCTTTACAGATGATCTGGTGCCAGGTTCCGGAACAGACTATCCTCAGTATGTCAATGCAATGTACCTTTCTTTCACGGTTCCGGTTTATCAGAAGCTTGAGCTTCAGACAAGTTACATCTCTGATACCATTGAGGCTGGAAAGGAATATGAGTACACGATGAAAATCAAAAACGTAGCAGACAAAAATATCACCATCAATCCGAAAGCAACCAGATATGATTATACAGTTGACACATTTGGTCTTGAGGACGACGCAATAGAAATCTCTGCGCCTTCGGTTTTAACCCCAGGTGAAATCGCTGACATGACCATCAAGGTCCCTGTTCCGGAAAATGCTACAGGAACTTACAGTGGTTACATCGCAATGAATGTTAATGGGAAAGAGAATAATTATGGGAATGAACCACAAATAGAGCTGAATTTCATAGTTAAACAACCGCTTTCAGTTCCTTATGTAAAAACCTTCAGCACCAGGACTGCAAGCCCGATAACAATTGAAGTTTCCACTAATTCTTATGGCTCGGATTTATGGCTGCGTTCCCCACCGAAAGAGAAAGACCCATCATTTAAACTGAACCTGAAATACAATTCCAGCCCTGTTGATATGACTCTTGTAAAAACAACACAGAGCGACAATATATACATTGAATGGAATAATTTCCCGGTATGGTCAAATAATGAAAACCCAAACTATCAAAATAGCGACAGGCACTATACTGAAACGTATACAATACCCGGAGCAATTGGAGATTGGGAGCTTTCAATTCTCCCTATAAATGCGGACAATTTTGCATATTCGATAAATGTCGAGGACTCTGAATAA
- a CDS encoding DUF1015 domain-containing protein, with translation MMLHVPHILLPEANWKEWAVIACDQHTQDIEYWRRVEEFVGDTPSALNLIYPEIYLPLDENRVNKIHKAMCNYKATLVDHGACFVLVKRAVSGSERTGLVVAIDLEEYEYDGSESLIRPTEKTIKERLPARVMIRENAELELSHVLVLYDDPDFSVIPLNIDNPVYAGDKVYDFDLMEDGGHIRGFKISDEKTIWEISERIQAPGLLLVGDGNHSLATAKSFWEKIKGTVPDNHPARYALVELVNIHDPGLTFEPIHRIVRGVDPEELLKRFNARIIEAPSIETPSIEAPSIEAPSGNSTTDLSVTGNSVTGNSVTGNSVTGNSVTNNPAADNPVTAHSIGFITKERRGVLIFDNPAHDLEVETLDEVIDGYPVEYEHDPEVVEKLGKEPESIGFFLPSLKRSEFFALIKKKGILPRKSFSLGKENEKRYYLEARRITQ, from the coding sequence ATGATGTTGCACGTTCCCCACATTCTTCTTCCAGAGGCTAACTGGAAAGAATGGGCAGTAATTGCCTGTGACCAGCATACTCAGGATATAGAGTACTGGAGAAGAGTAGAAGAATTTGTTGGAGATACTCCTTCTGCTCTTAATTTAATTTACCCTGAAATATATCTTCCTTTGGACGAAAATAGAGTAAATAAGATCCATAAAGCAATGTGCAATTACAAAGCTACTCTTGTTGATCACGGCGCCTGCTTTGTTCTTGTAAAGCGTGCTGTTTCAGGCAGTGAAAGGACAGGTCTGGTTGTCGCAATCGATCTGGAAGAATACGAATATGATGGGTCCGAATCCTTAATCAGACCGACTGAAAAAACAATCAAAGAAAGGCTTCCTGCAAGAGTCATGATAAGAGAAAATGCAGAGCTGGAGCTTTCGCATGTTCTTGTTTTATACGACGACCCGGACTTTTCCGTTATCCCGCTGAACATAGATAATCCGGTTTATGCAGGAGATAAGGTTTATGATTTTGACCTGATGGAAGATGGCGGTCATATCAGAGGCTTTAAGATTAGCGATGAAAAGACAATTTGGGAGATTTCGGAAAGGATTCAGGCTCCTGGACTTCTCCTGGTTGGGGATGGAAACCACAGTCTTGCTACAGCAAAGAGTTTCTGGGAGAAAATTAAAGGGACTGTCCCGGACAACCACCCGGCAAGATATGCACTCGTAGAGCTTGTAAACATTCATGATCCCGGGCTTACCTTTGAGCCAATTCACAGGATTGTAAGAGGGGTAGACCCTGAGGAACTGCTTAAAAGGTTCAATGCGAGGATTATAGAAGCTCCATCCATAGAAACTCCATCCATAGAAGCTCCATCCATAGAAGCTCCATCCGGTAATTCAACTACTGATCTTTCGGTTACTGGTAATTCGGTTACTGGTAATTCGGTTACTGGTAATTCGGTTACTGGTAATTCGGTTACCAATAATCCGGCTGCGGATAATCCGGTTACCGCTCACTCAATTGGATTTATAACAAAAGAACGGCGTGGCGTCCTTATCTTTGATAACCCCGCGCATGACCTGGAGGTTGAAACCCTTGACGAGGTTATTGACGGTTATCCGGTTGAATATGAACATGACCCTGAAGTGGTGGAGAAACTAGGAAAAGAGCCTGAAAGTATTGGTTTCTTTCTTCCTTCATTGAAAAGAAGCGAATTCTTTGCTCTTATAAAAAAGAAGGGAATTCTCCCAAGAAAATCCTTTTCTCTTGGAAAGGAAAACGAGAAAAGGTATTATCTTGAAGCTAGAAGGATTACGCAGTAA
- a CDS encoding right-handed parallel beta-helix repeat-containing protein has product MKTLKTYLEIFALTLFCIVLISPAALAANIVIDDDSEPAVSGLYLTSDYKDDAACIQAALDNSKSGDTIIIREGDYYIKKRIYQSSKSLDIIGEGKVTLHIQTPEKEFYGIYFSGSLITNKNLKANAKKGSSQVVLSDASQVHQNDLIKIWKNVQWCPLDYPDQMTGEIYAVKSVNGNVVTLNQPLLRDYSLFEIVQTEVYRPIEMNIKNIRIEDTGSKTSHHGLIMQYCKDSSITNSWFSNSGFGAICLYSCFNVDVNNNEIYDCLKPGSGYGVNVASGSAFVNIEQNHIENCRHAITGNSAELKSLNRDVFIADNTLIGAKIAGSCVVDAHPVTINYIVTKNKIYPQLPYFFAFLDGTQYSEFTENEVYGGYGAVVRRGNVNDGVHIIKDNIMDGITGVTYQGGENGIGDTLIITNNVQNSGKYGVDFPSHESFRNIIVSENTFSDLSKQEVYQKFPINKINLKISDASVSVEKEKAVSAPVKEDEKEDEKEEEVAEAVLGPENEDEVVEKTVPATEKEEKVETEAETATEKGEKVETEAETATEKEED; this is encoded by the coding sequence ATGAAAACTTTAAAAACTTATTTGGAAATATTTGCCCTTACTCTTTTTTGTATTGTATTAATTAGCCCTGCTGCTTTGGCAGCAAACATCGTAATTGACGATGATTCTGAACCAGCGGTCTCCGGTCTTTATCTGACATCTGATTATAAAGACGACGCCGCTTGCATCCAGGCGGCGCTAGATAACTCAAAAAGTGGAGACACCATAATTATCCGCGAAGGAGACTATTATATAAAAAAGAGAATATATCAAAGTAGTAAAAGTCTGGACATTATAGGTGAAGGGAAAGTAACTCTTCACATTCAAACTCCTGAAAAAGAATTTTACGGGATTTATTTCAGTGGATCATTGATCACTAACAAAAACCTGAAAGCTAACGCTAAAAAGGGTTCATCTCAAGTGGTTTTATCTGACGCTTCCCAGGTTCACCAGAACGACTTGATTAAGATTTGGAAAAATGTTCAGTGGTGTCCTCTTGATTATCCTGATCAAATGACTGGGGAAATATATGCTGTTAAAAGTGTAAATGGAAATGTCGTCACTTTAAATCAACCACTTCTTAGAGATTACAGCCTGTTCGAGATCGTCCAAACTGAAGTATACAGACCTATTGAAATGAATATAAAGAATATAAGGATAGAAGATACGGGTTCGAAAACGTCTCATCATGGACTGATTATGCAATATTGCAAAGACAGTTCTATTACTAATTCCTGGTTCAGTAATAGTGGATTTGGGGCTATTTGTCTGTATTCCTGCTTTAATGTGGATGTTAATAATAATGAAATATATGACTGCCTTAAGCCTGGAAGTGGATATGGTGTAAATGTAGCTAGCGGTTCGGCTTTTGTCAATATAGAACAGAATCACATCGAGAATTGCAGGCATGCTATAACAGGCAATTCAGCTGAACTCAAATCTTTAAATCGAGATGTTTTTATCGCCGATAACACTCTGATAGGGGCAAAAATTGCCGGCTCATGTGTTGTTGATGCTCATCCAGTTACTATTAATTATATAGTCACTAAAAATAAAATATATCCGCAGCTCCCATACTTTTTTGCATTTCTTGACGGTACACAATACTCAGAATTTACCGAGAATGAAGTATATGGTGGATATGGGGCAGTCGTAAGACGAGGCAATGTAAATGATGGAGTGCATATAATAAAAGATAATATTATGGATGGAATCACTGGGGTTACGTATCAAGGAGGGGAAAATGGTATTGGAGATACTCTTATAATTACAAATAATGTTCAAAATAGTGGAAAATACGGAGTCGATTTCCCATCTCACGAAAGTTTCAGGAATATAATAGTAAGTGAGAACACTTTTAGCGATCTTTCAAAACAGGAAGTATATCAGAAGTTCCCAATAAATAAGATAAACTTAAAAATCTCTGATGCTTCAGTTAGTGTAGAAAAGGAGAAAGCGGTGTCTGCACCTGTAAAGGAAGACGAAAAGGAAGACGAAAAGGAAGAAGAAGTGGCTGAAGCAGTACTTGGTCCTGAAAATGAAGACGAAGTCGTGGAAAAAACAGTGCCTGCAACTGAAAAGGAAGAAAAAGTAGAGACTGAAGCAGAAACTGCAACTGAAAAGGGAGAAAAAGTAGAGACTGAAGCAGAAACTGCAACTGAAAAGGAAGAAGATTAA